In Eubacteriales bacterium mix99, the DNA window CGGCCATTTCTGCGGCACGGCACGGCGTCCGGGTGCTCTTGATGCAGGACCGGCCGGTTCTTGGCGGCAATGTCTCATCAGAGATACGTATGTGGATCTGCGGAGCTCACGGGGAAAACAACCGCGAGACGGGGATTCTGGAGGAAATTGAGCTGGAAAACAGATACCGGAATCCCGCTACCTCTTTTTCCATATGGGACAGTGTCCTGTATGAAAAGGTAAAATATCAGGAGAATATCACCTTGCTGCTGAATTGTACCTGCAATGGCGTGACGATGGACGGAAATCGTATCCGGTCCGTCCGGGGCTGGCAGATGACGACGCAGACCTGGCATACGGTGGAGGCCGGTCTGTTTGCAGACTGTTCGGGGGACAGCATCCTGGCGCCCCTTACCGGTGCGGAATACCGGATGGGACGGGAAGCGGCGGGTGAGTTTCAGGAAGATATTGAGCCGGAGCAGGCTGACGGGAAGACCATGGGTATGAGCTGCCTGATCCAGGCCCGGGAAACCAATCGGCATCAGGAGTTTATTCCGCCTGCGTGGGCATACTCGTATCCTACGGATGAGGATCTGCCCTGCCGGAGTCATGATGTAAAAGCATCCAACTTCTGGTGGATTGAGCTGGGCGGAGACAGGGACAGCATTGATGATACGGAAGAGATGCGGGATGAACTGCTGAAAATCGCCTTTGGCGTGTGGGATCATGTGAAGAATCACGGAGATCATGGCGCAGAAAACTGGACGCTGGACTGGGTCGGATTTCTCCCGGGAAAGCGGGAAAGCCGCAGGTACGCTGGAGATCATATCCTGACGCAAAATGATGTCCGTGCGGAAGGAAGATTTCCGGATCTGGTTGCCTATGGCGGGTGGACCATGGACGATCACAATCCGGCGGGATTCCGATATCCCGGATATCCGACCATTTATCACCCGGCGCCATCCCCCTTTGGGATCCCTTATCGGTGTTTGTATTCCCGGAACATTGCAAACCTGTTCTTTGCAGGAAGAAATATCAGCGTCACCCATGCAGCCCTCAGTGCCACAAGGGTCATGGCGACCTGCGCCACTTTGGGTCAGGCCGTGGGGACTGCCTGCGCCATAGCGGTAAGGGATGGCCTGAGCCCACGGGAGGTTTATGAAAAAAGCGTGAAGGAACTGCAGCAGACATTGATGGAGGATGATTGCTACCTGCCCTGGCAGAAAAGGGAGATCTGCGGTCTGACCCGGAGGGCCCATCTGCATTCTTCCGAAGGAAATCCGGAGCCGCTGCGAAACGGCATGGATCGTCCCGTAGGCGGCAAGGACAACGGCTGGACCGGATTGCTGCGGGAATCCTGGATCGAATACCGGTTTGACAAGCCGGAGCAAATTCGTGAAATGCGGTTTGTCTTTGACAGCGATCTGAACCGGAAAACGCACAATATGCCCTGCAATTTTCCCCTTTCAGGCAATGACCGGAAGGTTCCGGAGACTCTCGTCCGGACATTCCGGATAGAGATGGAGAAGGAAAACGGGCAATGGGAAACGCTATGGCATGTTGACAACAATTATCAGCGACTGCTGAAAATGGAGATGGATATCCGGACATCTGCTGTTCGTTTCATTCCGGAAGAGACCTGGGGCTCACAGAAAGCCCATTTGTTCGCATGGGATGTCCGGTAATTATGGCAAGGACTTTTTTTCTTCAGACTTTTCAGGAGCGTACCGCAAGATGCGCTCCTGAAAAAATATGCAGTTCCACATGATCCTATGGACGTCTTAATATAAAACGTTTTATGAAAAGTGCAGGAAACATAGCTCTGGAATGGATCAAAATACTATTCAGTAAGATAGAGTGGAAAAAGAAGCCTATTTTGAGGGAATTTTCTATTTT includes these proteins:
- a CDS encoding FAD-dependent oxidoreductase, which encodes MKERTHQADLCVVGGGLAGMCTAISAARHGVRVLLMQDRPVLGGNVSSEIRMWICGAHGENNRETGILEEIELENRYRNPATSFSIWDSVLYEKVKYQENITLLLNCTCNGVTMDGNRIRSVRGWQMTTQTWHTVEAGLFADCSGDSILAPLTGAEYRMGREAAGEFQEDIEPEQADGKTMGMSCLIQARETNRHQEFIPPAWAYSYPTDEDLPCRSHDVKASNFWWIELGGDRDSIDDTEEMRDELLKIAFGVWDHVKNHGDHGAENWTLDWVGFLPGKRESRRYAGDHILTQNDVRAEGRFPDLVAYGGWTMDDHNPAGFRYPGYPTIYHPAPSPFGIPYRCLYSRNIANLFFAGRNISVTHAALSATRVMATCATLGQAVGTACAIAVRDGLSPREVYEKSVKELQQTLMEDDCYLPWQKREICGLTRRAHLHSSEGNPEPLRNGMDRPVGGKDNGWTGLLRESWIEYRFDKPEQIREMRFVFDSDLNRKTHNMPCNFPLSGNDRKVPETLVRTFRIEMEKENGQWETLWHVDNNYQRLLKMEMDIRTSAVRFIPEETWGSQKAHLFAWDVR